Genomic segment of Jaculus jaculus isolate mJacJac1 chromosome 6, mJacJac1.mat.Y.cur, whole genome shotgun sequence:
CCAGGGCCGGGGTGGCCCACAAGCTGCCGGTACAGCGCACCAAGAGGAAGCCGTCCATCAAGGCTGCTCGTGCCAAAAAGATCTTTGGTTGGGGGGACTTTTACTTCCGGGTGCATACCCTCAAGTTCTCGCTGCTGGTGACCGGCAAGATCGTGGACCACGTGAACGGTACCTTCAGCGTGTATTTCCGCCACAACTCCTCGAGCCTGGGTAACCTCAGTGTCAGTATCGTACCGCCCTCCAAGCGTGTCGAGTTCGGGGGCGTCTGGCTGCCTGGGCCCGCCCCCCACCCTCTGCAGTCTACGCTGGCGCTGGAGGGGGTGCTTCCTGGACTGGGGCCCCCTCTGGGGATGGCAGCAGCGGGGCCGGGGCTTGGGGGTACACTCGGGGGCGCACTGGCGGGCCCGCTCGGGGGCGCGCTGGGAGTGCCTGGGGCCAAGGAGTCACGCGCTTTCAATTGCCACGTGGAGTACGAGAAGACGAACCGCGCGCGCAAGCACCGCCCGTGCCTGTACGACCCATCGCAGGTGTGCTTTACCGAGCACACGCAGAGCCAGGCCGCTTGGCTCTGCGCCAAGCCCTTCAAAGTCATCTGTATCTTCGTCTCCTTCCTCAGTTTCGACTACAAACTGGTGCAGAAGGTGTGCCCAGACTACAACTTCCAGAGTGAGCACCCTTACTTCGGATAGCGCGTCCCCGACCCTGGCCCCAGAGCTCCCCACCAGATCCCCAGACACACTAGGTGGAATCCCTCCCTGTGTACCCCCTGCCCTGTGCCATCCCCACTCCttccagtgggggtggggggcggtggaTGGGAACAGCCTTCCTAGGAACTGTCAGCTGGCATGGTTCTCCATTTCCTGATGTGGAGTGCCCCCATAATGAGGCTGGGGTAGCCCCCTCAAGCATACCCTGAAGCAAAGACTTTTAGAGCACAGCCCCAGAATGGGTGGCTTCCCCAGAGCCCCCTACGACCACACTGGATCCCCCTTTTGCTCCCTGCGCAGGGCTGGGCGCTCCCTTTGCCCATAGCTTTAATGAGTACGGCACCCTCTGGGGGGGCCTGACTTTCTTAACCCCCAGCGCTAGGCCCGaccccgccgccgcccgcgcgTCGAGACTAAGGCACTGAAGCCCCCGCCAGTCCCATCCCTGTCTGCCTGCCGTGTCGTGTGCCAGTCCCCTTTCCTCCCAACCCCGCCGAAGCAAAACTCCCGAGCCAGGGGGCGTTGTGCCCAGGCCCCTGCGCGCTGCCCTCTCCCGCGGGTCCCTGCAATACAGCTCCACCTGCCCTCTCCCGCCGCTTCCCCTcggggatgttttttttttttttttttctacgcCAAAACAGACGAGAAAGGGaacaaaataaagtgaaatcCAATACGCGTCTGTGTGAGACCTTTGTAGGAAAGGGGGGCGTGTATGTACTTCTGTCTGGCAGAGGCTGGGCCAGGGCTTCTTACCCTTAGCGGTGATTGGGGAAACCGAGGCAAAGACTGACCTCGGAGGTCATCCACGACCTGATGGAGGAGGGACAAGTAGTGACCATGGGGGCCGTAGGCTGCCCGGGGTGGGGATTCTGCTCTCGGGGGAGGCTGAAGGGATGGGGACGAGACCTGAGCGGGGAAGAGCCTCGGTGTATTGGGCGTGACCCCGAGGAGGAGGTGGCAGGCCCTGCAGGGGACCGGGAAGCGGGACCGCGTAGGCCGAGCGCTGACAACCGGCTAAGCTCTGCGGAGCTGGAGGGAGGCGGCAGGTTAGAGGGAGGGGGAACtgtgtttgcagcatctggagtcatcgatcttccttttccttcctaatTTCGTGGGCGCTGAGTTTGCAGACGgatgaggaggggagggagggagcactgggacgaggggtgggggaagggaagcgCTCAGGTTTGGAGGGCGGGGCCGAGTCTCTGCAGCTCGCCGGTAGCAAACGGTCCCCTTCAGCCAGCTGCCCACCCTCCACCCCCGCCTCCAGCTCCCGCCTGCAGCCTTGGCTGCTAATTTTATCCGCCCCCAGCCCTGGCCCGGGCGTTAATTGGCTGCGGCTTCATTAGCAGTTCTCAGCTCAGCAGCCCCCCTCCCCTTGGGACCCACCCAGACTGGGGCTGAGGAGGGGAGACAGACAAGCTTAGGCCCAGAGAGGTTCCTCCTTAGCCAGCCTTCTTCAGGGGAGTTTTGGGTCAAGGTGTCCACAGGAAGAGGGCACCATCCTCCAGGGACACTGAgtcagagaggggggggggtaaCCCAGACATGCTGGGGATTGAAAAGTCAAGTGAGCAAACTAAAtaggtagggctggagatgtagctcagtggtagagcacttgcctagcatgcataaggccctgggttcaatccccagtaactAAATAAGTGGGTAATAGCTGAAGGTGAGTGGTTTGTTAAATAACATGACAAAGTGAAAGGAGACGGGAAATGGGGAGTGGTTCTAGGTCAGACGCTAGGCTGCGCAGAGTCCAGTGCAGGAAACACCCTGGAAAAGGCGAGAGTAGAAGTTAGAGCTGAGGGACTTCTTAGGCCTGATAGGAGAGCCAGGTGGGAATGACTGGAATCAACGAGTCAGCCAGTCTGAGCCTCAGTCTCCTCACTTGCAAGCCATGAAAAATAGCCTACATGTGTGAGAATCTGGGGTCCATCCccaactctgaaaaaaaaaaccccaccatagatgggttggaaagatggctcaatacttaaggcacctgcctgcaaaaagCCTAGGGGATTCATCAGTacctatgcacaaggtggcacacatgttgagttcctttgcagtggatagaggccctcaGGAGGCCTCGAACTAACTCATAGCGATCCCCTTACCtttgcagggattaaaggcatgcaccaccatgcccagcaataaaaaaatttttatttatttatttgagatatttatttacttttaaaatattcatttattttaaatatatttatatattttatattaatatttaaattatatattaacatatatcataaattttttcaaaaaatttgtgtgtgtgtgtgtgtgtatgagcatgtgtgCTAGTGCACGTGTGTCCTTGTGTGAAAGTactttacatgtgtatatgtggaggccagaggacaaactcaggTGGTGGTTGTCAGGcaccatctatctttttttttccatacttctttttctcaatttttattaacatcttccataattataaaaaacatcccacggtaataccttccccccactttcccctttgaaattccattctccatcaaatcccctccccaactcaatcagtctctcttttattttgatgtcatgatcttttcctcctcttttgatggtcttgtgtaggtagtgtcaggcactgtgaggtcatggatatccaggcaattttgtgtctggggggagcatgatgtaaggagtcctacccttcctttggctcttatattctttctgccacctcttccataaaagatcctgagccttggaaggtgtgatagagatattgcagtgctgagcactctggtcacttctttccagcaccatgatgccttctgagtcatcccaaggtcactgccatctgaaaagagaaggttctctaccaaaagtgagagtagcattaatataagggtatgaacattaagagaaatgcttactgggcagtttgataagcataatatatacatttagtcagacagaagcagatgttacacccctaaggctcatgactacccctgttttaagttttcaatatcagggatgtattacctcccatggagcaggcctccagtccagttatagggcagttggtttccaccatgacagacatgccactattgtacccattggctcatttggcctggctggccaaatataaggcttgcagtgtccactgttgagtagcttcactggtgatttctctttctcccattaaactgcatgcagaatggcttcttccagctttctgtcagctggtctacatggaggaggttatcagctcagttccagcaataaaattttttttaagaaagccagatgtggtggcacccacctttaatcccagcactggggaagcagaggtagaaggaactagaactccagacacatgcgcccccttgtgcatctggcttaagtgggtcctagggaattgaacccaggacctttggctttgcaggcaaacgccttaactgctaagccatctctccagtcccaagtaaaatatatattttagcttTTCGAGttatggcctcactctagcccaggctgacctgaaattcactatgtagtctcagggtggcctcaaactcatggcaatcctcctacctctgcctcccaagtgctgggattaaaggcgtgcaccaccacacccagcttaaaataatttttaagtactttttaaaattgacaacttccataattgtaaacaatatcccagggtGATTCCCTGtctcccacattttcccctttaaaactccactctccatcatatcccctccccctctcagtctcttttattttgatgtcatggtcttttccccTATTATGATGCttttgtgtaggtggtgtcaggcactgtgaggtcatggatatccaggccattttatgtctggaggagcacgttgtaaggagtcctaccctttctttggctcttacattctctccaccaACTCCTCCACCATggatcctgagtcttggaaggtgtgatagagatatttcagtgctgagcactcctctgtcatttcttctcagcatcatggggCCTTCTGGAtcatcccaaggtcgctgccatctgaaaagagaagcttctctaaccaaaagtgataatagcattaagatatgggtatgaacattaagagaagtgcttactgggcagtttggtgagcatagtatatacatttagccagacaccagcagacattatacccctaggactcatgactaccccttgttgtaggttttcagtatcagggatgtattcctttccatggagtggacctccagtcagattagagggtggttggtttcccccataacagacatgccagtattgcacccattggctcatatagcccggctggccaaatttaaggcttgcagtgtccactgttgagtatcttcactggtgatttctatctctcccattgaactgaatgcagtgtgtttttttcccagctttctgtcagctagtctatatggagaggttatcagctcagttccagcaggatttctccgtgacattgcagcccaagtgtgtggagtcttcagcaatagggtcttaccatctgttgcagtcaggtttacattgctggtagaaatcacccagcagCTGGTggagagaaaagaggtttattttggcttacaggctagaggggaagctccatgatggcagcgaaaaaaatggtatgagcagaaggtggacatcacctcccggccaacatcaggtggacaatcacaacagaagagtgtgccaaacactggcatggggaaactggctataacacccataagcctgcccccaacaatataccccCTCCAGgggacattaattcccaaatctccattagcaattcagaacacctaagtttatgggggacacctgaatcaaaccaccacagtatctgatcctggtggaaaaccaagggccttggcaatggcctgtaatgtttgggggccatcagtgacctccctggccaaccactcactggagggtatcccatccctggcactgaaatttttctagtaataatctatggtttctgggtattccattgtccaaaaaggtaggtttccatatgacttatttatatcctcttagattttgattagccctccctccacctttcctttactcaatctcttcccttgatctcacttaggccttttcacccccattaatctgttcttctacttacatatatacaataccatcctattaagtccctcctccctccctttctattccctttatatctcctttctagctgactggcctctgctaaaatacttatttttaaaaaattaaaagagggcaggcgtggtgacacatgcctttagtcccagcacttgggaggcagaagtaggaggattgctcagagttcaaggccaatttgagactacatagtaaattccaggtcagcctgagctagattaagaccctacctacttcagaaaacaaaacaaaacaaaacaaaacaaaacaaaacaaaacaaaaggctgtagagatggcttagtgggttaaagcacttgcctccaaagcctaaggacccaggttcgatcccccagaatgcatataaaccagatgcacaaggtggtgcatacatctgg
This window contains:
- the Nxph4 gene encoding neurexophilin-4, which gives rise to MRLLPEWLLLLFGPWLLRKAVSGQIAESGRPHYLELRPAAPGGGTPDPQLPAPRSSDGLGTAGSWSWAWPANHTGALARAGVAHKLPVQRTKRKPSIKAARAKKIFGWGDFYFRVHTLKFSLLVTGKIVDHVNGTFSVYFRHNSSSLGNLSVSIVPPSKRVEFGGVWLPGPAPHPLQSTLALEGVLPGLGPPLGMAAAGPGLGGTLGGALAGPLGGALGVPGAKESRAFNCHVEYEKTNRARKHRPCLYDPSQVCFTEHTQSQAAWLCAKPFKVICIFVSFLSFDYKLVQKVCPDYNFQSEHPYFG